The genomic segment ATCATCGAAGCGGTCCGATCCTGCGTCGAGGAAACACCACCGGAACTCTTGGCCGACATCATGGAGCGGGGCATCGTGCTGGCTGGTGGCGGAGCGCTGCTCATGGGGCTGGACAAGCGTTTGCAGGCGGAGCTGCGAATCCCGGTCTATCTGGCTGACGATCCGTTGACCTGCGTCGCGCGTGGGACCGGGCGCGTCGCCGAGGCGCTCCATCTCTATCAGCGCGCGTTGCAGGGAACCCAACAGCGACGCACGCCGGCCACGACGACGTCGACGAGCTGAAGACACCGATCAGGTGAGGCATGCCGATCACCCTGCGGCGAACGGCGATCCTCGCACTCGGACTCGTCGTCGCGAGTCTGCTCTTCATCGTCTCGGATCGCCAACAGCATCTGGCGCCGTTCCAAGCTCCGATCACGGGGCTGCTAGTCGATCTCGAGCGTGGTATCCGTTCGCTGACCGATGGCCTGCCGCTCCCATCGTTCTCGAGCCAGCAGGACTTGCAGCGCGAAATCGAGCGGCTCCGTGCTGAGCGTGATGCCTTGCTCGCTCAACTCGCGGAAGCACGGCGTGCCCAGCAGGAACTCGAGCAGCTTCGGGCGCAGCTGCAGTTCCAGCAGGCGCATCCTGGTCTCCAGCTCGTCGCAGCTCGCGTGATCGGCTACGATCCGGAGCAGCCACAACGTGTCCTGGTCATCGACCGGGGGAGCGATGACGGTGTTCGTGTCGGTATGGCGGTGCTCAATCCGAACGTGTTAGTGGGTCTCGTGACTCGTGTAGAGAGCCATCGCGCACAGGTCACACTGTTGACCGACCCCTCGATCCAGCTCGGTGCACAACTGCTCGATTCCGGCGCGGAAGGTATCGTCTACGGGCGAGGGTGGCACGGGCGTGGTTTGCTCGAACTCCGCCATCTCCCGCCCGATACGCCGTTCCGGGAAGGTGAACTGGTGGTGACGAGTGGGCGAACTGTCGGTATCCCGGCTGGACTGGTGATCGGTGTCGCAGTTGGGGGAACCCGGCAGGCTGCGGAAGACGAATTGCGAGTCAGTGTGCGGCCGCTCGTCGATGTCCGCTCCCTCACCACGGTCAGTGTGCTGGTGGGCACGGCTGAAGGACACGAATGACCACGATGCGGCTTCGAGCGAGCGCCGCCACGACGGTGGGGCGTGTCGTCGCCTGGGCGACGCGTCGGCTCCAGCTCGGTGGTGGGACCGCAGTGCCCGGCTTCCTGGCGCTGCTCGTCTACCCGGGCCTGCTCGACGAACTCGCGCGCCAGCTTCCACACGGTACCGTCATCGTCGCCGGGACGAACGGGAAAACCACGACAGCCCGCGCTCTCGCTGCGCTGCTCCAGGCGAGCGGGCTGGCAGTCGTCCACAATCGCTCCGGTAGCAACCTCCCGCGCGGAATCGCATCGGCGTTCGTCGATGGCAGCAGTGTCACCGGCCGCATCCGGGGGGAGATCGCTGTCGTCGAGGTCGACGAGTTCGCGCTACCGACCGCGGTTGGGGCGCTACGGCCGCGGCTTCTCGTGCTTCTCAATCTGTTCCGCGATCAACTCGACCGATATGGGGAGCTGGAGACCGTCGCGCAGACCTGGCGCGGCGCGCTCGCCGCGCTGCCGCCCGATGCGCTCGTCGTCGTGAACGCTGACGATCCGGTACTCACTGCCCTGACCGAACCGCTCAGCGAGCGTCGCTGGACCTTCGGTCTCGACGATCCGACTGTGGCACTCCCTGCCCTTCCGCATGCGGCCGATTGGCGACTCTGCCCCCGCTGTGGGGAAGCCTTGACATACCGGCAGGTGTTTCTGGGGCACCTCGGGATCTATCAGTGCACGGGGTGCTCCTTTTCCCGGCCGCCTCTGACGGTTTCTGGGCGGTCGGTCGCCTCGGTCGTACCGCTCCGCATCGAGGCAGTGGCTGGAACCAGCACGATCACGCTGGAGAGCCAGCTGGCCGGTGTCTACAATGCGTACAACGTTTTGGCCGCAGCAACGGCAGGGCTCGCGCTCGGCCTCGACCAGGCGGAGATCGTCCGTGTCCTGGGTAGCGTCGAGGCCGCTTTCGGTCGGCAGGAGCGGGTGACATGTGACGGACATGAGTTGACCCTCCTGCTCGTCAAGAATCCTACGGGGTTCAACGAAGCGATTCGGCTGCTGGTTCTGGCGCAGCAGCGCTGTCCCGTCCTGATCTTGATCAACGATCTCGATGCTGATGGACGTGATGTCTCCTGGCTGTGGGACGTCGACGTCGAGAAGCTCCGGGCGCTCGATGTCCCGGTCAGCACTGGAGGTATCCGCGGTGGGGAAATGGCGCTGCGTCTCGAGTATGCTGGGATCGAACCAGTCGCGCAGCACCGGGGTGTCGTCGAGGCGTTCGATCGGTGGATCGCGTCGTTACCCCCTGCATCGTGCGGCTGGGTACTGGCGACCTACACGGCGATGCTGGAACTCCGTCGTGCACTCGCGCAGCGGGGGCTCCTGCCATCGTTCTGGGCGCAGTAGCGAGGTTGGGCGATGCGCCTTCGTATCGGTTGGCTCTACGCGCGGACGATGAATATCTATGGCGACCGCGGCAACGTGCTGGCCATCGTCGAGCGCTGTCGCCGGCGGGGAATCGATATCGAGGTCGTCGAGATCGGTATCGGCGAGCGGTTGGAGCCGGGCCGCTACGATCTGTTCTTTTGGGGCGGTGGTCAGGATCGGGAACAGATCGCTGCGGCCTACGACCTGCAAGGTGCCAAGGGCGAGGTTTTGCGGGCAGAAATCGAGCGAGGTGTCCCGCTTTTGGCTGTCTGCGGTGGGTATCAGCTCCTCGGGCGCTTCTACCGACCGCATGCCGGCCCGGAACTTCCTGGTCTGGGCATCTTCGACGCCTGGACGGTGGCTGGGAGGCGCCGCATGATCGGGAATGTCGTCATCGATTCGACCGAGTTCGGTGAAGTGGTCGGTTTCGAGAATCACAGCGGGCGGACGTACCTCGGCCCCACTGCTCAGCCGCTCGGCGTCGTGCGCATCGGCTACGGGAACAACGGCGAGGATGGGACCGAGGGATGCCGGTACCGCAATGCGATCGGTACGTACCTGCATGGTCCCGTCTTGCCGAAGAATCCGCAACTCGCCGATTTCCTCATCACGTGTGCGCTTCGCCTCCATGGCTGGGAGGAGCCGCTCGCACCATTGAACGACGAGCGCGTGTTCCGGGCGCATGCCGAAGCGGTGGCGCGCGCACGGGCGCAACGGCGTTCTTTCGCGTTCGCGCTGCCTTTCAGGCGGCCGTGAGGCTCTTCTCGATCTCGTCGAGGGCGAGCCAGAACGCATCGCAGAGAGCGCGGAAGCGTTCGATCCACTCGTGGGCGGCCGGATCGCCGCGCTGTGCCTGCCACCGTTGCTTCGGAAGCTCGCGCTGGATCAGCTCGTAGGCGACGTTCTGGACGCGCCAGGTGTTCACTGGCTCGTGGAGATGGCTGGCCAGACGAACGAGTCCAGTGAGTATCTCGATCAGTTCCAGATCGTCCGGGCGGTCGTCCCATTCCTGCGCGAGGGACTCCATCGTCTCCTGTAATGCGTAGGCTAGCCCGGCGTGGTCGAGTTGCAGTTGCCACCGCTCGGCTTCCTCGAACAAGAGGGTGAGCGTCTCGAAAGGCGGCCGCGGCTCGCTCAACCGGCGACGCAGTTCGGCGTTCACCGTCACCTCGGCGGCGGTCAGGAACGCCCGGGGGATGGGGACGCCCAGATCGAGGAGGAAGCGCATCAGTGGCTGGCTGTCCTCGTAGAGATGACGATACAGGTCTTCTGCTTGGCTCAGTGTCGCGTTCAAGATGATCTCGAGCAGCTTCCGCTGCTCGTCCTTGAACAGCGAGCGTAGTGAATATTCCGCGCGCCCGAACGCTCGGTCGAAGGCCCGTACCGTTTCTGCGAGATCGGCGCGCGCGAACGGCTCGTTGAGGATGTCCCAGAGCTGCGCGAACCGCTCCGGTGTCCCGTCCGGTTCGACACCCCCGACCAGGTTGTGGTCACCGAGATGGAGGGCTGCACTGATGAACGACTGGTTGCGGCCCGTCAGAGTGCAGGTTACGCGAACACGCGTGACGAAGAGGTGCGCGCGTCCGGCTCGTTGCGCTGTCCCTTCGAGCCGCTCGATTTCGAAGCAACCGATACTCGTTCGTTCCGGGTAGTCCTCGAAGAGCGCGCTCAAGCTGTAGTGCGCGGCCACGTTCGCGAGTTCGACGCGGGCCGGCCGGACGAGTCGCTCCCACACGCCGCGCCCATCGCGGTACTGCTGGATATTGCTCGGCGCCCGAGCGAGACGCTCGACGAACTCGTTCTCCAGCGAGGTTTCGGACAGCTCTTCGGCGATCTGGATGACTCGGGCAGCCGCCTGGAGTGCCTGGATCGTCTCGAGTCCAGAAAGTTCATCGAAGAACCAGGCGTCACTACTGTACATGCGCAGGGCATACCGCTGCATTTCGAGCGCTTCGAGGACGCGTATCCGTTCCTCCGGCTCCAGTGCACGAGTTTGCCAGCGATCGAGGAAACGCCGCACGTTCTGCGGCGAGCGGTCGAGGATGACCTCGATGTAGTCGTCACGAGCAGCCCAAGGATCGCGGACGAGAGTGCTCAGCGCCCGCTCGTACAAGGCCGCGACGGCATCGCGGAGCCAATCGAGCGCTTCCCGCAATGGCCCACGCCACTCTTGCGTCCAACCAGGATGGGCTCCGGTGTTGCAGCCGCAGTTGCTCCGCCAGCGCTCGATACCGTGCGCGCAGCTCCAGGATGTCTGCTCGACGATCTGTGCCTCCCAGGTCGGCGGATGGGTCGCGAGGTACGAACCGTAGGTCACGACACGGGCGTCCGGCTCAGCCTGGAGCGCGGCGAGCGCGGCTGCGAGAGCCATATCGCCGAAGCGGTGGTGGTGGCCGTACGTTTCACCGTCGGTCGCGATATGCGCCAGCCGGTCAGTGGAGTCACTGGCTGCAGCGAGCAGGCGCGCGGCCAGAAGACGACCGTCGTTGAGGAGATCGCCGAAGGCGACGTCGCGAGACAACGGACCATCGTAGAAGAACACCACGATCGATCGACCGGACGGGAGTTGCACGCGGTAGGGTCGAGTCGGATCGACCCGTCCTCCCGAAACGTCCTGCCACCCACTGAATCCGGGGGCGCGCACGGCTGCAGCCTGGTGTGGCGCGAGGATAGTGAAGGCGATACCCATCTGCGCGATACGATCGAGCG from the Thermomicrobium sp. 4228-Ro genome contains:
- the mreC gene encoding rod shape-determining protein MreC, yielding MPITLRRTAILALGLVVASLLFIVSDRQQHLAPFQAPITGLLVDLERGIRSLTDGLPLPSFSSQQDLQREIERLRAERDALLAQLAEARRAQQELEQLRAQLQFQQAHPGLQLVAARVIGYDPEQPQRVLVIDRGSDDGVRVGMAVLNPNVLVGLVTRVESHRAQVTLLTDPSIQLGAQLLDSGAEGIVYGRGWHGRGLLELRHLPPDTPFREGELVVTSGRTVGIPAGLVIGVAVGGTRQAAEDELRVSVRPLVDVRSLTTVSVLVGTAEGHE
- a CDS encoding MurT ligase domain-containing protein, with protein sequence MTTMRLRASAATTVGRVVAWATRRLQLGGGTAVPGFLALLVYPGLLDELARQLPHGTVIVAGTNGKTTTARALAALLQASGLAVVHNRSGSNLPRGIASAFVDGSSVTGRIRGEIAVVEVDEFALPTAVGALRPRLLVLLNLFRDQLDRYGELETVAQTWRGALAALPPDALVVVNADDPVLTALTEPLSERRWTFGLDDPTVALPALPHAADWRLCPRCGEALTYRQVFLGHLGIYQCTGCSFSRPPLTVSGRSVASVVPLRIEAVAGTSTITLESQLAGVYNAYNVLAAATAGLALGLDQAEIVRVLGSVEAAFGRQERVTCDGHELTLLLVKNPTGFNEAIRLLVLAQQRCPVLILINDLDADGRDVSWLWDVDVEKLRALDVPVSTGGIRGGEMALRLEYAGIEPVAQHRGVVEAFDRWIASLPPASCGWVLATYTAMLELRRALAQRGLLPSFWAQ
- a CDS encoding type 1 glutamine amidotransferase yields the protein MRLRIGWLYARTMNIYGDRGNVLAIVERCRRRGIDIEVVEIGIGERLEPGRYDLFFWGGGQDREQIAAAYDLQGAKGEVLRAEIERGVPLLAVCGGYQLLGRFYRPHAGPELPGLGIFDAWTVAGRRRMIGNVVIDSTEFGEVVGFENHSGRTYLGPTAQPLGVVRIGYGNNGEDGTEGCRYRNAIGTYLHGPVLPKNPQLADFLITCALRLHGWEEPLAPLNDERVFRAHAEAVARARAQRRSFAFALPFRRP
- a CDS encoding DUF3536 domain-containing protein, which encodes MKYVCIHGHFYQPPRENPWLEVVELEDSAYPYHDWNERITAECYGPNAWSRILDARGRIIRIVNNYAWISFDFGPTLLRWLEQEAPDVYRAILAADREGCERFDGHGPAIAHPYHHVILPLANERDRHTELLWGIRDFEYRFGRRPEGIWLPETAVDLATLDRIAQMGIAFTILAPHQAAAVRAPGFSGWQDVSGGRVDPTRPYRVQLPSGRSIVVFFYDGPLSRDVAFGDLLNDGRLLAARLLAAASDSTDRLAHIATDGETYGHHHRFGDMALAAALAALQAEPDARVVTYGSYLATHPPTWEAQIVEQTSWSCAHGIERWRSNCGCNTGAHPGWTQEWRGPLREALDWLRDAVAALYERALSTLVRDPWAARDDYIEVILDRSPQNVRRFLDRWQTRALEPEERIRVLEALEMQRYALRMYSSDAWFFDELSGLETIQALQAAARVIQIAEELSETSLENEFVERLARAPSNIQQYRDGRGVWERLVRPARVELANVAAHYSLSALFEDYPERTSIGCFEIERLEGTAQRAGRAHLFVTRVRVTCTLTGRNQSFISAALHLGDHNLVGGVEPDGTPERFAQLWDILNEPFARADLAETVRAFDRAFGRAEYSLRSLFKDEQRKLLEIILNATLSQAEDLYRHLYEDSQPLMRFLLDLGVPIPRAFLTAAEVTVNAELRRRLSEPRPPFETLTLLFEEAERWQLQLDHAGLAYALQETMESLAQEWDDRPDDLELIEILTGLVRLASHLHEPVNTWRVQNVAYELIQRELPKQRWQAQRGDPAAHEWIERFRALCDAFWLALDEIEKSLTAA